Genomic segment of Lepeophtheirus salmonis unplaced genomic scaffold, UVic_Lsal_1.4 unplaced_contig_5565_pilon, whole genome shotgun sequence:
attttaaatattcctaatttttattttttgagaaagctcgggaatttaaaaattatgttttgtaactatttttgaAGAGGTCTCCAGTGGAGACaacattgattatatattaatgatccTCTAACATCTTTGTTATATTGTGTTGATTGAGTCAAGTCTGTCttctttaaagttttgaaataataaaagtactaGCACATCCTTTTCAACCAAGGTACtggaatataacaataaaatcccGAATTAATGTGAGAAAAAACGCCATGATAAAGGACTACATACGCAGCGGGTGCCAGTCCTTCCACTGCTTTGAAGCCATTAATGCCACTAAGAGTGGctatattaactattaatagAGCTcggacacacatctatttatagcattattttttttgaaattctattattaattaataagttataacttcTTGAAGTTTAAATTGAACCTCTCGGtatttctatcattttaatctttcaaaattataatttctttgagAACCACttcagtcaaaaaattaaatgcagtttaaatatcgttttttatattgcaaagagtattgattttttttttttttaaatttatattgataaatgttTGGAAGCCACTGGAGAACACTTGAATTCGAGAGGACATCAGAAATCTGCTATGAACAGAGTCATGAATACGTCTAGAGACCTTTTTCCCAACGAGTATATGTGAAGGAATTGTCTCAAGGATATTAGTTCTTTTCATACAATTCTTGACGACATTACGGGCCAATATCCGAGTTGAGGttctctcatattttttttttttttttaaagttcttgaataaaataactcgataaagtcgagatccttctctTCATCCGTCAAATATTTCTCACTTTGCGTTATTTTACTTGACGCCCCGAAATTAGTTCCTCATTActaaaaggttgcgataatttaatttcatctttCCTCTATGGCTGTCTCCCATTTCGATATAGAATGAGAAAGTATCACCTGTGGGCAAACTTATATAGGAGACTCGAAATCGATTAAATGGTACTGTAAACATCTTGGTTTTATTGGGTTGGTTGAGTCAGTCTACGGTAACTTCTCATGAAACATATTCGTATAAGAACAATTTGTGTAaaccatttttgtattaaaacaattttgtataaaaccatttttataaatttatgaggaaaggGGCATAGATGTTTGCGGTTTTTGAGGTACCTCcgatacttaagtaactactaagagcccctcacaatcCCCCAATTGTATTCCGAAATATGGGTGTTTTTTCGGTTACCGCCCACTCCTAAACAGGATACAACCCACCGCCGAtatttgaagaaactactaagagccccccAACTCTGTTTATCATTTGCATTAAGTAGCATTTAATGCAGGtattaagtttcttttattctaaaaccatttttaaaagtttaatcgagatttaatggaaattattcaaatgataaacactgatatttgatttgaattaaaGTAATTCGATCTTAAAACCCTTTAAAATTACtagatttattcaataaatttttttttattgatttgggACGATAAaattaggataattagagaaatacctcttattatttccattgtaatactttaatttgtatctacaatatagaaatatgattcTATTGCGATgtgataacatattttaaatgcatagcagtgtcatatatatataataataatactaggCATTAGAAggataaatttatgattgacAGTAAGAAAATGGCCGATatcaacaatactgacgtcacatgaGAAGACTCTATTTGAGATttatcagtttatttttttgtttaaaatcagTTTTGTTTAACACGTGACATATATTTATCCATCAGGTtatttttagtctaaaaaaatattttatttaattatattttataataatatctcaTACATTTTCCATAAGTATATGatcctacaaaatatttcattattttaataaatatatcatcacttattaagaaaaattgtcaaaaacacTTGGGATTCTGACATGCTCGTTTTCTTATTGCAAAAGTTATCTATGCCATAAAATCTTCATACTTGttataatcttttatatttattcaatcttAAATAAcgttattacatattatattagtcTATAAATGATTGCTTttctatttaattgaataaaaactcgtttaattaaatgatttaataatggaagttaaataaatattgatattttttttttcaaaataaaacacttatcttttttaattttttatgaagtttGTTTGTTATAGTTTCATAGTTCAATCGATAGATACACTTCAAACCATGATTTGAATTGATTATCAAGGAGTGGTATAACTTATAAGCACCAAAGATTGTTTCTTACAAATAACTTCTTCTTGGTGATTGAAACATAATGAATGAGTATTACAATGATCTTGTCCTTATGGTATTTGATCATGAAATTAAAGAggtatgattaattattttatcagtaTATTCTCTATGTATATTCTTTAATAGGGTAAGAAGGTCAGTGGCAAGCTCTCAGATAAGGAGAAGGTCAAATTAAATAACGGTGATGACTCTGAAATTCGAAAGAAAGAGGAACAACTTAATAAAATGAGGGAGGAAAAAAAACGTCAGGAAACCGAGGTTAAACGACGTGAAGAAGACATTCGAAATAAAGAATtcgaaatgaagaaaaaagaaattgggaTTCTTcgtaaaaaagaagagaaaaaaaagttagaagagATCCAAAAACTCGAGAGCCTACGAGAAGAAGAAAGTAAAAAGATTCAAGAGGAATTTGCCATGAGGCAAAGGCTATTACAAGAACAACATGCAAAAAGAGATTAAGATGCTtaaacaaagagaaaaagagGTGGATGTCTTACAAAAACACACATCCTCAAGTAAAGAAGTACAGACTGAGAATATttctacagaaaataaaataaagaagctccaggaattgtatttaaagaaattaacacAACAGCAAATTGATCAGAGTCGATTAGCAGGTGAGCAGTTTGCAACTGAAGAGAAGCAagaaaaactgtttaaaaatttaagacatATAGACAACCCACATATTCTAGACCGCAATAAAAGTAATAGTTGCTATAAAAATCAAGAAGTAATCGTCGAGACTTATGAACAACAGTCAGATATGTGTGAAGTAGATGTTGAAGAGCCAAATAAGAATATAACTACAGAAACTTATATGAGAAATGTCTTTTCAAATACAGATGACCCTCGTAGAAGCATCTTGAAATATCGGAACAAGGGAAATCAGACggatttttcaatacaaaaagaaGGGCGCAACATTTCTTCATACCTTCCTAATATCGAAAGTGGAAATGTAAGAAGTAAgagacaaatatttttagaaaaatcgaCGGCCAAACAAAATACGCAAAATGAACCAAGTGAGCATGTTGGAGAATGGATCAAGTCTATGAGTACATCTGAGGAAAACAGGCATTTTAAAGATGCCATGACTCAAACAAATGAAACCAGACCTTTCAATATGGTCAACGCCATGTCTGAAAGTGCGTTATTTAATTACATGGCATCAAAAACACACAGTAGACGACATTCAGATGACATTTACAGTCAACCTgaaagaccaaattttaaaaatacgtcTTTACCTCTACCAACTCCATCCCGAAACAATAACGCAGAAGGTTGGAAAATGTACATGCCGACTACATCTTTTAAAGATGAGAgtttagataataaaaacacacaaaatataGTCTTGGATCATTTTGTTGAAGAGAAAAAGAAGCATCAAAGTAGATCgttatcaagaataaaaaacattgacTATCAAAATTACAACACTACAGAAGTAACTATAGATAGAGGAACTCCCATATCCACGTTGAAGATATCCGCTCCAATGTATTCGCCTCTCATCATAAATGTTCCAGATGTTATTTCGTTGTCTAAAGGTAATCCATCAACCCATAactctatatattttgatcaaaaggGTCCAAATCCCTTAGTCGTACCAGAAATGAAGTTGAAGAGCccatatacaaaatatcataCAAACTCAACTCCTCGTGATAGTTTAATAAAGAAAGATCAATATCAGCG
This window contains:
- the LOC121131413 gene encoding uncharacterized protein isoform X2, whose amino-acid sequence is MQKEIKMLKQREKEVDVLQKHTSSSKEVQTENISTENKIKKLQELYLKKLTQQQIDQSRLAGEQFATEEKQEKLFKNLRHIDNPHILDRNKSNSCYKNQEVIVETYEQQSDMCEVDVEEPNKNITTETYMRNVFSNTDDPRRSILKYRNKGNQTDFSIQKEGRNISSYLPNIESGNVRSKRQIFLEKSTAKQNTQNEPSEHVGEWIKSMSTSEENRHFKDAMTQTNETRPFNMVNAMSESALFNYMASKTHSRRHSDDIYSQPERPNFKNTSLPLPTPSRNNNAEGWKMYMPTTSFKDESLDNKNTQNIVLDHFVEEKKKHQSRSLSRIKNIDYQNYNTTEVTIDRGTPISTLKISAPMYSPLIINVPDVISLSKVVPEMKLKSPYTKYHTNSTPRDSLIKKDQYQRYYDNRNSSSHNISRINQTSKSNRKEDFKYEEEHTITEVTEEDSNSENSFESKTEGQDEQDLDEEDEHELNACANNQHSPNTNDEKTYFIPEQPSRPAPRRISHLKTMDS
- the LOC121131413 gene encoding uncharacterized protein isoform X1; this translates as MQKEIKMLKQREKEVDVLQKHTSSSKEVQTENISTENKIKKLQELYLKKLTQQQIDQSRLAGEQFATEEKQEKLFKNLRHIDNPHILDRNKSNSCYKNQEVIVETYEQQSDMCEVDVEEPNKNITTETYMRNVFSNTDDPRRSILKYRNKGNQTDFSIQKEGRNISSYLPNIESGNVRSKRQIFLEKSTAKQNTQNEPSEHVGEWIKSMSTSEENRHFKDAMTQTNETRPFNMVNAMSESALFNYMASKTHSRRHSDDIYSQPERPNFKNTSLPLPTPSRNNNAEGWKMYMPTTSFKDESLDNKNTQNIVLDHFVEEKKKHQSRSLSRIKNIDYQNYNTTEVTIDRGTPISTLKISAPMYSPLIINVPDVISLSKGNPSTHNSIYFDQKGPNPLVVPEMKLKSPYTKYHTNSTPRDSLIKKDQYQRYYDNRNSSSHNISRINQTSKSNRKEDFKYEEEHTITEVTEEDSNSENSFESKTEGQDEQDLDEEDEHELNACANNQHSPNTNDEKTYFIPEQPSRPAPRRISHLKTMDS